In Leguminivora glycinivorella isolate SPB_JAAS2020 chromosome 11, LegGlyc_1.1, whole genome shotgun sequence, a single window of DNA contains:
- the LOC125231412 gene encoding chloride intracellular channel exc-4 isoform X2 produces MSDEIAENGTANGDVPEIELIIKASTIDGRRKGACLFCQEYFMDLYLLAELKTISLKVTTVDMQKPPPDFRTNFEATHPPILIDNGLAILENEKIERHIMKSVPGGHNLFVQDKEVASLIENLYSKLKLVLVRKDEQKSAALRAHLARIDAQLERRGTRFLTGDTMCCFDCELMPRLQHIRVAGKYFVDFEIPTSLVSLWRYMYHMYQLDAFTQSCPADQDIINHYKLQQLCALTALKMKKHEELETPTFTTSIPVDVNSHHEQ; encoded by the exons GCATCGACGATAGACGGGCGGCGGAAGGGCGCGTGTCTGTTCTGCCAGGAGTACTTCATGGACCTGTACCTCCTCGCAGAGCTCAAGACCATCAGTTTAAAG GTGACGACAGTGGACATGCAGAAGCCTCCGCCCGACTTCCGCACTAACTTCGAGGCCACACACCCGCCCATACTCATCGACAACGGCCTCGCCATCCTCGAAAACGAGAAGATCGAGCGCCACATCATGAAGTCCGTGCCCGGCGGTCACAATCTATTCGTACAG GACAAAGAAGTGGCCTCACTGATCGAGAACCTGTATTCGAAGCTGAAGCTGGTGCTGGTCCGCAAGGACGAGCAGAAGTCCGCGGCGCTCCGCGCGCACCTCGCGCGCATCGATGCTCAGCTGGAACGCCGGGGCACGAG GTTCCTGACCGGCGACACAATGTGCTGCTTCGACTGCGAGCTGATGCCGCGCCTGCAGCACATCCGCGTCGCTGGCAAGTACTTCGTCGACTTCGAGATCCCG ACGAGCCTGGTCTCACTGTGGCGCTACATGTACCACATGTACCAGCTGGATGCCTTCACGCAGAGCTGCCCCGCCGACCAGGACATCATCAACCACTACAAGCTTCAGCAG CTCTGTGCTTTAACC GCGCTGAAAATGAAGAAACACGAAGAACTCGAAACCCCCACGTTCACGACGTCCATCCCCGTCGACGTCAACTCCCACCACGAGCAGTAG
- the LOC125231412 gene encoding chloride intracellular channel exc-4 isoform X1, protein MSDEIAENGTANGDVPEIELIIKASTIDGRRKGACLFCQEYFMDLYLLAELKTISLKVTTVDMQKPPPDFRTNFEATHPPILIDNGLAILENEKIERHIMKSVPGGHNLFVQDKEVASLIENLYSKLKLVLVRKDEQKSAALRAHLARIDAQLERRGTRFLTGDTMCCFDCELMPRLQHIRVAGKYFVDFEIPTSLVSLWRYMYHMYQLDAFTQSCPADQDIINHYKLQQQATKGLLSPTLPRSRPRDDPHVALKMKKHEELETPTFTTSIPVDVNSHHEQ, encoded by the exons GCATCGACGATAGACGGGCGGCGGAAGGGCGCGTGTCTGTTCTGCCAGGAGTACTTCATGGACCTGTACCTCCTCGCAGAGCTCAAGACCATCAGTTTAAAG GTGACGACAGTGGACATGCAGAAGCCTCCGCCCGACTTCCGCACTAACTTCGAGGCCACACACCCGCCCATACTCATCGACAACGGCCTCGCCATCCTCGAAAACGAGAAGATCGAGCGCCACATCATGAAGTCCGTGCCCGGCGGTCACAATCTATTCGTACAG GACAAAGAAGTGGCCTCACTGATCGAGAACCTGTATTCGAAGCTGAAGCTGGTGCTGGTCCGCAAGGACGAGCAGAAGTCCGCGGCGCTCCGCGCGCACCTCGCGCGCATCGATGCTCAGCTGGAACGCCGGGGCACGAG GTTCCTGACCGGCGACACAATGTGCTGCTTCGACTGCGAGCTGATGCCGCGCCTGCAGCACATCCGCGTCGCTGGCAAGTACTTCGTCGACTTCGAGATCCCG ACGAGCCTGGTCTCACTGTGGCGCTACATGTACCACATGTACCAGCTGGATGCCTTCACGCAGAGCTGCCCCGCCGACCAGGACATCATCAACCACTACAAGCTTCAGCAG CAAGCAACTAAAGGTCTGCTGTCTCCCACGCTGCCGCGCAGTCGGCCGCGAGACGACCCCCATGTG GCGCTGAAAATGAAGAAACACGAAGAACTCGAAACCCCCACGTTCACGACGTCCATCCCCGTCGACGTCAACTCCCACCACGAGCAGTAG
- the LOC125231412 gene encoding chloride intracellular channel exc-4 isoform X3, whose amino-acid sequence MSDEIAENGTANGDVPEIELIIKASTIDGRRKGACLFCQEYFMDLYLLAELKTISLKVTTVDMQKPPPDFRTNFEATHPPILIDNGLAILENEKIERHIMKSVPGGHNLFVQDKEVASLIENLYSKLKLVLVRKDEQKSAALRAHLARIDAQLERRGTRFLTGDTMCCFDCELMPRLQHIRVAGKYFVDFEIPTSLVSLWRYMYHMYQLDAFTQSCPADQDIINHYKLQQALKMKKHEELETPTFTTSIPVDVNSHHEQ is encoded by the exons GCATCGACGATAGACGGGCGGCGGAAGGGCGCGTGTCTGTTCTGCCAGGAGTACTTCATGGACCTGTACCTCCTCGCAGAGCTCAAGACCATCAGTTTAAAG GTGACGACAGTGGACATGCAGAAGCCTCCGCCCGACTTCCGCACTAACTTCGAGGCCACACACCCGCCCATACTCATCGACAACGGCCTCGCCATCCTCGAAAACGAGAAGATCGAGCGCCACATCATGAAGTCCGTGCCCGGCGGTCACAATCTATTCGTACAG GACAAAGAAGTGGCCTCACTGATCGAGAACCTGTATTCGAAGCTGAAGCTGGTGCTGGTCCGCAAGGACGAGCAGAAGTCCGCGGCGCTCCGCGCGCACCTCGCGCGCATCGATGCTCAGCTGGAACGCCGGGGCACGAG GTTCCTGACCGGCGACACAATGTGCTGCTTCGACTGCGAGCTGATGCCGCGCCTGCAGCACATCCGCGTCGCTGGCAAGTACTTCGTCGACTTCGAGATCCCG ACGAGCCTGGTCTCACTGTGGCGCTACATGTACCACATGTACCAGCTGGATGCCTTCACGCAGAGCTGCCCCGCCGACCAGGACATCATCAACCACTACAAGCTTCAGCAG GCGCTGAAAATGAAGAAACACGAAGAACTCGAAACCCCCACGTTCACGACGTCCATCCCCGTCGACGTCAACTCCCACCACGAGCAGTAG
- the LOC125231415 gene encoding mitochondrial coenzyme A diphosphatase NUDT8 produces MTSKTAFALQTLFSTASRDRCMAKMMKFRIPRIRGKEPTATAAVLIPICSVEDTPSLLYTLRADNLRSHSGQISFPGGKKDNNETPIQTALRETEEEIGLSRTKVEVWGQGPAVPGRNNKIMITPVVGTIKRLEEKDLDINEDEVAEIFTLPLETLCDKKHQFYTQFSNGYILPVYKVDHYRIWGVTAFLTHMFLSSLLTRDIYNNEWMKQKVELK; encoded by the coding sequence atgactAGTAAGACGGCTTTTGCTTTACAGACTTTGTTTTCGACAGCATCTCGCGACCGATGTATGGCGAAAATGATGAAATTTCGCATTCCTAGAATACGGGGCAAAGAGCCCACTGCGACAGCAGCCGTTCTTATTCCCATCTGCAGCGTTGAAGACACTCCGTCACTGTTGTATACTTTGCGTGCGGACAACCTAAGAAGTCACAGCGGACAAATTTCGTTTCCTGGTGGAAAAAAGGATAATAATGAGACGCCGATACAAACCGCGCTTCGTGAGACTGAAGAAGAAATAGGCTTGTCACGGACAAAGGTAGAAGTGTGGGGACAGGGACCCGCCGTGCCTGGGCGCAATAACAAAATCATGATAACCCCTGTAGTTGGGACCATAAAACGTTTAGAGGAAAAAGATCTAGATATCAACGAGGATGAGGTTGCAGAGATCTTTACTTTACCATTGGAAACCTTGTGTGATAAAAAACATCAATTCTACACTCAATTTAGTAATGGCTATATATTGCCAGTGTATAAGGTGGATCATTATAGAATATGGGGAGTCACAGCCTTCCTCACCCATATGTTCCTTAGCTCTCTACTTACTCGAGATATTTATAACAATGAGTGGATGAAACAGAAAGTTGAGTTAAAATGA
- the LOC125231414 gene encoding mitochondrial coenzyme A diphosphatase NUDT8-like has product MLNSLIMSLSPQSLLSAASRQRCVSKFKDLPSLIVNDEKASESASVLLPLCVHEGQVCLLYTLRSSNLKNHSGQVSFPGGMADANETNIDTALRETEEEIGIPRDSVDVWGSMPQVQGRNRNLAINPIVGEIKNFDKNKLSENPDEVEEVFLVPMQAFCDTNNHAHWMWKDMQLPMFLYGRHKIWGITGAITHMFLNCLLPEGEFKGGFSRKKYQLEELMNSKL; this is encoded by the coding sequence ATGCTTAATTCGTTGATCATGTCTCTATCACCTCAAAGCTTATTATCAGCCGCGTCTCGTCAACGGTGCGTATCGAAGTTTAAAGATCTGCCCTCTCTGATCGTTAATGATGAAAAAGCAAGTGAAAGTGCGTCAGTGCTGTTGCCTTTGTGCGTGCACGAGGGGCAAGTTTGCCTCTTGTACACGCTTCGATCCTCAAACCTAAAAAATCACAGCGGACAAGTGTCCTTCCCAGGAGGCATGGCGGACGCGAACGAGACTAATATTGACACAGCTTTAAGAGAAACTGAAGAAGAGATCGGAATTCCCCGCGACAGTGTGGACGTTTGGGGCTCGATGCCTCAAGTTCAAGGTCGAAATAGGAACTTAGCTATCAATCCAATAGTAGGTGAGATAAAAAATTTCGACAAAAACAAGTTGAGTGAGAATCCAGATGAAGTGGAAGAGGTTTTTTTAGTGCCCATGCAGGCGTTCTGTGATACGAACAACCACGCTCACTGGATGTGGAAGGACATGCAGCTGCCAATGTTCCTGTATGGGCGGCACAAGATATGGGGCATCACCGGAGCCATAACACACATGTTTCTGAACTGTTTACTGCCGGAGGGAGAGTTTAAAGGCGGCTTTTCTAGGAAAAAGTATCAGCTGGAGGAGCTAATGaattcaaaactataa